The following are from one region of the Trichoplusia ni isolate ovarian cell line Hi5 chromosome 1, tn1, whole genome shotgun sequence genome:
- the LOC113495001 gene encoding uncharacterized protein LOC113495001, translating to MSTLLLAVLLHLVAACTCHQVVTPIISGSGLYFDKMIDVKFTNDDWNIVTYLDIKKIQSHLDIVESLFVRISSYCENNSSSKVQIDCLNALSALRSQHENNIKKYSSVSYILSNQMVNNKRSKRGLINAGGSILKTLFGILDSDDAIKFSEAIDQVQSDENQLLHLMRDNIHVIKSTITTFNSSMSKLNENESRLNKNIELIDHAFQILSNSNDKLEIKSNINVYLNAVEGIIISLSFDIEDINNAILFSKMNILHPTVLSPYQLYSELEQNVNNMPRYYELPVSPLSLQNIHDLIDVSQLASYIHNYKIIVIIKIPLVLPQTYNLYHVIPMPIPYDITQPNTFALISPSRPYLAITVDHMFYSPLQDINKCKVISDKFYICKLDNVYSSVANPICESILITEIVHKIPSSCEIKLLKGSIELFHKINNNRWIYVLSEPGKCHVSCENDGRSFDETIFGTGILSLTKTCKAFYKMLQFVPSSNVFLNVSTRIVSNFNLVKDDCCEKNRVNSSFSHLPYLKLNNINNLDSLLQASTHLDSFEQELNKIENPNHFQKYGVHYMSLSYMFFIIFCLYLLYKARKFICPKPPCCVQIFNQCNNTKKVSRGYPQQSIELSEFEEPADPDLSLSRPTTLKRNILVTKQN from the exons ATGTCCACACTCCTTCTCGCGGTGCTGCT GCACCTTGTTGCGGCGTGCACATGTCATCAAGTCGTCACGCCAATAATAAGTGGTTCCGGTTTATACTTTGATAAAATGATCGACGTCAAATTTACCAACGATGACTGGAACATAGTCACGTACTTAgacattaagaaaatacaatCGCATTTAGATATAGTCGAATCTCTATTCGTTAGGATTAGTTCTTATTGTGAGAATAATAGTTCATCTAAGGTTCAAATAgattgtttaaacgcgctatcAGCGTTGCGAAGCCAGCAtgaaaacaacataaaaaaatattcgtcgGTTTCATATATCCTTAGTAATCAGATGGTAAATAATAAGCGGTCTAAACGAGGCTTAATCAATGCCGGCGGATCTATTTTGAAAACCCTTTTCGGCATCTTAGACTCGGACGACGCTATCAAATTCTCGGAAGCTATAGACCAAGTACAATCGGACGAAAACCAATTACTTCATTTAATGAGAGATAATATCCACGTTATCAAATCGACTATAACGACGTTTAATAGCTCTATGTCTAAGTTAAACGAAAACGAAAGTCGACTCAATAAAAACATCGAATTAATTGACCATGCTTTCCAAATATTATCAAACTCAAATGACAAACTAGAAATTAAATCTAACATAAATGTTTATCTTAATGCTGTCGAAGGTATCATCATCTCATTGTCATTTGATATCGAGGATATTAATAACGcgattttatttagtaaaatgaatattttgcaTCCCACTGTACTTAGTCCTTATCAGCTCTATAGCGAACTTGAACAGAATGTGAATAATATGCCAAGGTATTATGAACTCCCTGTGTCTCCCttatctttacaaaatattcacGACCTTATCGATGTTTCGCAACTGGCATCTTATATCCATAATTACAAGATAATTGTTATCATTAAAATCCCGCTCGTACTACCTCAGACCTATAACTTATACCATGTCATACCAATGCCTATTCCCTATGATATTACGCAACCTAATACCTTTGCCCTTATCTCTCCTAGTCGGCCTTACCTTGCAATAACTGTTGATCATATGTTTTACTCGCCGCTGCAAGACATAAACAAGTGCAAAGTGATAAgtgataagttttatatttgtaagttagATAATGTATACTCGAGTGTCGCCAATCCAATATGCGAATCAATCCTTATCACCGAAATAGTTCATAAGATCCCTAGTTCTTGTGAAATTAAACTGTTAAAAGGGTCTATCGAATTATTCCATAAGATCAATAATAATAGATGGATATACGTTTTATCTGAACCAGGTAAATGTCATGTATCTTGTGAAAACGATGGTAGAAGTTTTGACGAAACGATATTCGGTACGGGAATATTATCCTTGACAAAAACCTGCAAAGCTTTTTATAAGATGTTACAGTTTGTGCCGTcttcaaatgttttcttaaatgtaAGCACACGAATTGTCTCTAACTTTAATCTTGTTAAAGACGACTGCTGTGAAAAGAATAGGGTCAACAGTTCATTTTCGCATcttccatatttaaaattaaataacattaataacttagattCTTTGCTACAAGCTAGTACGCACCTGGACTCCTTCgaacaagaattaaataagaTCGAAAATCCTAATCACTTTCAAAAGTACGGAGTTCATTATATGTCACTGAGTTATATGTTTTTCATTATATTCTGcttatatttactttacaaaGCTAGGAAATTTATCTGTCCTAAACCTCCTTGTTGTGTACAAATATTCAATCAATGTAATAACACAAAGAAAGTTAGTCGCGGTTATCCTCAACAAAGTATTGAATTATCTGAGTTTGAGGAACCTGCCGATCCTGACTTGTCGCTTTCAAGGCCAACTACATTAAAGcgaaatattttagtaacaaaacaaaactag